From the Opitutus sp. ER46 genome, one window contains:
- a CDS encoding glycoside hydrolase family 88 protein produces MPTKKKVKPAGASARARSVSAPRVPVSGPGIINPAFSAARPRAVYSVPYGVPQVDEITALLVRVRDYLAANTPMRVVNRDTGEEITNFKRVNPKANLERGEFNVIGYEWGVTYSGMLLAAEATGDKRFRQYTNERLGFIAEMAPYFRALAKAAGQENLGPVAGRGGGINLFRSVLNPRTLDDSGSMCAAMIKAQRAGLKAPIEPLIENYVGWIMTKQQRLADGTFSRSRPLPDSVWLDDLYMSVPCLSQMARLTGDKKYLDEGVRQITQFASRMFNRELGLWMHGWIQGMNDHPAFRWGRANGWALLAMSELLDVLPENYPGRSDVLELFRAHARGLARLQNKDGRWHQLLDRNDSYLETSATAIYAYCIAHAINRGWLEPLAYGPMAVLAWHAVSTQVNAQGQVENVCVGTGMGFDPAFYCSRPVSPVAPHGYGPVLLAGAEMIKLAKTDRALINDEAVMFGRAVGL; encoded by the coding sequence ATGCCTACGAAGAAAAAAGTGAAGCCGGCTGGCGCGTCTGCGCGCGCCCGGTCCGTCTCCGCCCCCCGGGTCCCGGTCTCCGGCCCCGGGATCATCAACCCGGCGTTCAGCGCCGCCCGCCCGCGGGCGGTGTACTCCGTTCCGTACGGGGTGCCCCAAGTCGATGAGATCACCGCCCTGCTCGTACGCGTGCGGGACTATCTGGCGGCGAATACGCCGATGCGGGTGGTGAACCGGGACACCGGCGAGGAGATCACGAATTTCAAGCGGGTTAACCCGAAGGCCAACCTCGAACGCGGTGAGTTCAACGTGATTGGCTACGAGTGGGGCGTGACCTACTCGGGCATGCTGCTCGCCGCCGAGGCGACCGGCGACAAGCGCTTCCGCCAGTACACGAACGAGCGGCTCGGCTTCATCGCCGAAATGGCCCCGTATTTCCGGGCGCTGGCCAAGGCGGCCGGCCAGGAAAACCTCGGGCCGGTGGCCGGTCGCGGGGGTGGCATCAACCTCTTCCGCTCCGTCCTCAACCCGCGCACGCTCGACGACTCGGGTTCGATGTGCGCCGCGATGATCAAGGCGCAGCGCGCCGGCCTGAAGGCCCCCATCGAGCCGCTCATTGAGAACTACGTGGGCTGGATCATGACCAAGCAGCAGCGCCTGGCGGACGGCACGTTCTCGCGCAGCCGGCCGCTGCCGGATTCGGTCTGGCTCGACGACCTCTACATGAGCGTCCCATGCCTGTCCCAGATGGCCAGGCTGACGGGCGACAAGAAGTACCTCGACGAAGGCGTGCGGCAGATCACCCAGTTCGCCTCCCGGATGTTCAATCGGGAGCTCGGGCTTTGGATGCACGGCTGGATCCAGGGCATGAACGACCACCCGGCGTTCCGCTGGGGCCGGGCCAACGGCTGGGCGCTGCTCGCGATGTCCGAGCTGCTCGACGTCCTCCCGGAGAACTATCCCGGCCGATCCGACGTGCTGGAGCTGTTCCGCGCCCACGCGCGCGGCCTGGCCCGCCTGCAGAACAAGGACGGCCGCTGGCACCAGCTGCTCGACCGCAACGATTCGTACCTCGAGACCTCGGCGACCGCGATCTACGCGTACTGCATCGCCCACGCGATCAACCGCGGCTGGCTCGAGCCCCTGGCCTACGGTCCGATGGCCGTGCTCGCCTGGCATGCGGTCTCGACCCAGGTCAACGCCCAGGGACAGGTCGAGAACGTGTGCGTCGGCACCGGCATGGGTTTCGACCCGGCCTTCTACTGCTCGCGGCCGGTCAGCCCGGTGGCGCCGCACGGCTACGGCCCGGTGCTCCTCGCGGGCGCCGAGATGATCAAGCTCGCGAAGACTGATCGCGCGCTGATCAACGACGAGGCCGTGATGTTCGGCCGCGCCGTCGGCCTGTAA
- a CDS encoding OsmC family protein, translated as MKRKASASWRGDLKTGHGSLTTDSGVLKETQYSFGTRFEHGIGTNPEELIGAAHAGCFSMALCAELQKAGFTPEAIDTHATVTLENHPQNGWTVSRVHLDTKAKVPEITVSRFMEIAIGAKAGCPISRLLKAEISMDAQLG; from the coding sequence ATCAAACGCAAAGCCTCCGCCTCCTGGCGCGGCGACCTCAAAACCGGCCACGGCAGCCTCACGACCGATAGCGGTGTCCTGAAGGAAACCCAGTACTCTTTCGGGACGCGTTTTGAGCACGGCATCGGGACAAATCCGGAGGAGCTGATCGGCGCCGCGCATGCCGGCTGCTTCAGCATGGCCCTGTGCGCAGAACTGCAAAAGGCGGGTTTCACTCCCGAGGCGATCGACACCCACGCGACCGTCACCCTGGAGAACCATCCGCAAAACGGCTGGACGGTCAGCCGCGTGCACCTCGATACCAAGGCGAAGGTACCCGAGATCACCGTCTCGCGCTTCATGGAAATCGCGATTGGCGCCAAGGCCGGCTGTCCCATCTCGCGGCTGCTGAAGGCGGAGATTTCGATGGACGCGCAGCTCGGGTAG